The Litchfieldia alkalitelluris genome has a window encoding:
- a CDS encoding ABC transporter permease subunit, with amino-acid sequence MGRNVMLARFLLRTLLIYILSASLIVLVVFFPRDALLVQQPGQMLPKIQASWDNYLPETLAFLKGIFTDGHFGFTKSSTLVLDEVERVFPRTMKIILTAFFFIIVGGVMKGVFDFRHQHRRTNLFGNRFTSLTQSFPDFFFIIAIIWILLFYFPFVDVFAYDEWYGFILPSLIVALYPMTYVAKLTASALLEEQGEQYVQVSYSKGFKNRFVVNHHMLQNSLSNVLSHLPSIMLLLLSNLLVLELFLDYKGAGYRLYLAIPNERELIVVLSWLFMTVVYVTQIISYLLRYYIDPRERSM; translated from the coding sequence ATGGGGAGGAATGTCATGCTTGCGCGTTTTCTACTAAGAACTTTACTGATTTACATATTATCTGCTTCATTAATTGTTTTAGTTGTGTTCTTCCCTCGGGATGCTTTACTGGTTCAACAGCCAGGTCAAATGCTGCCAAAAATCCAAGCTTCATGGGATAACTATTTGCCCGAAACTCTAGCATTTTTAAAAGGTATTTTTACGGACGGTCATTTTGGGTTTACAAAATCCAGTACTCTTGTACTTGATGAGGTTGAACGGGTGTTTCCAAGAACAATGAAAATCATCTTAACAGCATTTTTCTTCATTATTGTTGGTGGGGTGATGAAGGGTGTGTTTGATTTTCGACATCAGCATCGTAGGACGAATCTCTTCGGTAATCGATTTACGTCACTGACTCAGTCATTTCCTGATTTTTTCTTCATCATTGCAATCATATGGATTTTGTTATTTTATTTTCCGTTTGTCGACGTGTTTGCCTATGATGAATGGTACGGATTTATTCTTCCTTCATTGATTGTGGCATTATATCCGATGACATATGTTGCAAAACTTACGGCTAGTGCCTTGTTAGAAGAACAAGGGGAGCAATATGTTCAAGTTTCCTATTCGAAAGGCTTTAAAAATCGTTTCGTGGTCAATCATCATATGCTTCAAAATAGCTTAAGTAATGTGTTAAGTCACTTGCCATCCATCATGCTCTTGCTTTTATCGAACTTGCTTGTTTTAGAATTATTTTTAGACTATAAGGGTGCTGGTTACCGATTATACCTAGCGATTCCTAATGAACGAGAATTAATTGTTGTCTTATCTTGGTTATTTATGACAGTCGTTTATGTAACTCAGATTATCTCTTATTTACTTAGATATTATATTGATCCAAGAGAAAGGAGTATGTGA
- a CDS encoding ABC transporter permease has protein sequence MKNKELTLGLILFAFLLLVTYIGPHLPFIDTDFEEGRIRFYEETGTFAKAPHPPSNEDWLGTDSEGRDMLSLLVLGAKDTLYFMIACTFIKYLFAVPLGLLATKGKGVTYFFLSTWNSVLSGIPLIFMALILLNMPLFNYTTERFLLVVFTIALLEIGKVGMVFQQLAASISKKPYIDAAITIGSKQRTIIFGHYLPVLGPQIFINFMMDLGRMALIVGQLGVLKIFIDYAFYIGGTPPIQNTSYNWGSLLGDTKNDILNATWIPLFPALAITYVIFTFNLLGEGLRKKWVKA, from the coding sequence ATGAAAAATAAAGAATTAACACTTGGTCTTATTTTATTTGCTTTCCTTCTTTTGGTCACATACATTGGACCACATCTTCCTTTTATTGATACAGACTTTGAAGAGGGTAGAATAAGGTTTTATGAAGAAACAGGTACGTTTGCAAAAGCCCCACATCCTCCTTCAAATGAGGATTGGTTGGGCACAGATTCAGAGGGGAGAGATATGTTGAGTCTTCTAGTTTTAGGGGCAAAAGACACACTCTACTTTATGATCGCTTGCACATTTATTAAATATCTATTTGCAGTCCCTTTGGGCTTACTAGCAACGAAGGGGAAGGGAGTAACCTACTTTTTCCTTTCCACTTGGAACTCTGTATTATCAGGTATACCACTTATCTTTATGGCACTCATTTTATTAAATATGCCACTTTTTAATTATACAACTGAACGCTTTTTACTTGTTGTTTTTACAATTGCTTTATTGGAAATTGGTAAGGTAGGAATGGTCTTTCAGCAACTTGCTGCATCTATTTCGAAAAAACCTTATATTGATGCTGCCATTACAATTGGAAGTAAGCAAAGAACGATTATATTCGGTCACTATCTACCTGTGTTAGGACCCCAAATTTTCATTAATTTTATGATGGATTTAGGCAGAATGGCGCTAATTGTTGGTCAGCTAGGTGTACTGAAAATCTTTATTGATTATGCTTTTTATATTGGTGGAACACCTCCGATTCAAAATACAAGCTATAACTGGGGGTCATTACTTGGTGACACAAAGAATGATATTCTAAATGCTACTTGGATCCCATTGTTTCCAGCGTTAGCAATCACCTATGTTATCTTTACCTTTAATTTGTTAGGTGAGGGTTTACGAAAAAAATGGGTAAAGGCCTAG
- a CDS encoding N-acetyltransferase, producing the protein MLFDRLQEDEYKRKDPLEVRKDLVELEFQLFRMQENIKEISKKNQIIGIDQTKDDKWVIVSAEDNGNQCKIMINDCENPYRGKWDFSIHAVYTDEDNIHIDDIRGPANKGYGSICMNYLKEIAREQNIPYITGDIAKRDWDHVDRLVHFYEKHDFSVDIDHKERSGEIVWSE; encoded by the coding sequence TTGCTTTTTGATAGATTACAAGAAGATGAGTACAAAAGGAAAGACCCGTTAGAAGTGCGAAAGGATTTAGTCGAGCTTGAATTCCAGCTTTTTCGAATGCAGGAAAATATCAAGGAAATCTCGAAGAAAAATCAAATCATTGGGATTGATCAAACCAAAGATGATAAGTGGGTCATTGTTTCCGCAGAAGATAATGGAAATCAATGTAAGATTATGATTAATGATTGTGAAAATCCGTACAGAGGAAAATGGGATTTTTCCATTCATGCTGTGTATACAGATGAAGATAATATCCATATTGATGATATTAGAGGGCCTGCCAACAAAGGCTATGGATCAATCTGTATGAACTATCTTAAAGAAATTGCTCGCGAACAAAATATCCCGTATATAACAGGAGATATTGCCAAGAGAGATTGGGATCATGTTGATCGCCTCGTCCACTTTTATGAAAAACACGATTTTTCAGTGGATATCGATCATAAAGAGCGCTCAGGAGAAATTGTTTGGTCTGAGTAA
- a CDS encoding sporulation protein Cse60 has protein sequence MYYGGDKQVRVKIIDESHEQDLEVEVNRFLEKLDDSQVVDIKYQVACSTNNDDEQIYCFSACVIYRD, from the coding sequence ATGTATTATGGGGGTGACAAGCAGGTGCGTGTGAAAATAATTGATGAAAGCCATGAACAGGATTTAGAGGTGGAAGTGAATCGTTTTTTAGAAAAGCTAGATGACTCACAAGTCGTTGATATTAAATACCAAGTTGCTTGCTCGACCAATAATGATGATGAACAGATTTATTGCTTCTCAGCTTGTGTAATATATAGAGATTAA
- a CDS encoding BaiN/RdsA family NAD(P)/FAD-dependent oxidoreductase translates to MKYDVVVIGGGPSGLMAAIAAGEKGAKVLLVDKGEKLGRKLAISGGGRCNVTNRLPVDEIIKHIPGNGRFLYSAFSIFSNEDIIRFFENLGIKLKEEDHGRMFPMTDKAQSVVDALIEQLKKLKVTVKTNMPVKKVDYSESEVKGVLLGDGTYVETTCAVVAVGGKSVPHTGSTGDGYAWAKAAGHTITDLFPTEVPITSNEEFIKNKTLQGLSLRDAALSVLNPKGKIVKTHTMDMIFTHFGISGPAVLRCSQYVVQTMKKFNVKEVTMSIDVLPHQKEEEIFQGILKQTKEEPKKALKNLLKGLLPERYLMFLLEKNEIDPLVTASNLSHEHLRKFAKDCKSFQFQVNGTLSIEKAFVTGGGVSVKEIHPKEMESKLMSGLFFCGEVLDIHGYTGGYNITSALVTGRLAGLNAGIKSTQIRA, encoded by the coding sequence TTGAAATATGATGTTGTGGTAATTGGTGGTGGACCATCAGGTTTAATGGCGGCGATTGCTGCTGGTGAAAAAGGAGCAAAAGTTTTACTGGTTGATAAAGGAGAAAAGTTAGGTCGAAAGCTTGCCATTTCTGGCGGTGGTCGTTGTAATGTGACAAATCGACTTCCTGTTGATGAAATTATAAAACATATACCTGGAAACGGTCGCTTTTTATATAGCGCATTTTCGATCTTCAGCAATGAAGATATCATTCGTTTTTTCGAAAACCTTGGCATTAAGCTAAAGGAAGAAGATCATGGTCGTATGTTTCCTATGACAGATAAAGCTCAATCCGTTGTTGATGCCTTAATAGAACAATTAAAAAAACTAAAAGTAACAGTAAAAACAAATATGCCTGTTAAAAAAGTGGATTACTCGGAATCAGAAGTGAAAGGTGTGTTACTTGGTGATGGGACATATGTTGAAACAACGTGTGCCGTTGTTGCAGTTGGTGGTAAATCAGTACCACATACTGGCTCAACAGGCGATGGATATGCTTGGGCAAAAGCAGCCGGTCATACCATTACAGACCTTTTTCCAACAGAGGTTCCTATTACTTCAAATGAGGAGTTTATTAAGAATAAAACATTACAAGGCCTTTCACTTCGGGATGCCGCGTTAAGTGTGTTAAATCCAAAGGGTAAAATTGTTAAAACACATACAATGGACATGATTTTTACTCACTTCGGCATATCAGGCCCAGCTGTTTTACGGTGTAGCCAATATGTTGTACAAACCATGAAAAAATTTAATGTTAAAGAAGTGACGATGAGTATCGATGTTTTACCACATCAAAAGGAAGAAGAAATATTTCAGGGCATCTTAAAACAAACGAAAGAAGAACCAAAAAAAGCGCTTAAAAATTTATTAAAAGGATTACTTCCTGAACGATATCTCATGTTCCTGCTTGAGAAAAATGAAATTGATCCTCTAGTTACTGCTTCTAATTTATCACATGAACACTTAAGAAAGTTTGCAAAAGACTGTAAAAGTTTTCAATTTCAGGTGAATGGGACATTATCTATTGAAAAGGCATTTGTGACGGGTGGCGGTGTCTCGGTTAAAGAAATTCATCCAAAAGAAATGGAGTCCAAGCTAATGAGCGGGTTATTCTTTTGCGGTGAAGTCCTTGATATTCATGGTTATACTGGAGGTTATAATATTACATCTGCCCTTGTCACCGGAAGACTTGCTGGACTAAATGCTGGTATAAAATCAACACAAATTAGAGCCTAA
- a CDS encoding putative polysaccharide biosynthesis protein, which translates to MSESKLLRGTFILTLGTYISRILGMIYLIPFNALVGAIGGALYSYGYGQYTIFLFISTAGFPLAVSKFVSKYNSLGDYHTGRRILKSGLLIMSVMGVLGCLVLYSLAPFFAEIVLGGSETGNKLEDVILVMRMVSFALIIVPIMSLLRGFFQGYQSMGPTAVSQVVEQVIRIIFLLSAAYIVIKVMEGDIATAVAFATFAAFIGSIGGLAVLVWYWFKRKPYLDKLLLDSKPAGEITIKTMYKELLSYAGPFVFVGLAIPLYQYVDQFTFNRAMVKLGQAEITQELFGILTLYVPKLVMIPVSLATAFSLTLVPTITSSFTSGDYQLLRRQIDKTFQICVLLVLPAVVGLSVLAYPAYASFYNISEAQVGGLLLRWYAPIALLFSFFTIIAAILQGINKQKLAVLSLVFGIVIKMIFNVPFILWFGEIGSILATGFGYTVSITYGFFMIKKHAHYKFNILVRRSVLMAIFAGAMLGSILIINYLFSFAFTYEDGKLYSVIILLVSVGVGAAVYLYLAYRSHLLERLMGSRLNAILNKFNRKKVREH; encoded by the coding sequence ATGTCTGAATCAAAATTGCTTCGTGGTACTTTTATTTTAACATTAGGAACGTATATTTCTCGTATTTTGGGCATGATCTATCTGATTCCATTTAACGCTCTTGTAGGGGCGATTGGAGGGGCTTTGTATTCCTACGGATACGGTCAATATACCATCTTTTTGTTTATCTCAACCGCAGGATTTCCTTTAGCGGTTTCAAAATTTGTATCTAAATATAACTCACTAGGGGATTATCATACTGGTAGGAGAATCTTAAAATCTGGGTTACTCATCATGTCCGTTATGGGGGTGTTGGGATGCCTCGTATTGTATTCCCTAGCCCCGTTTTTTGCTGAAATAGTGCTTGGTGGTAGTGAAACTGGTAATAAGCTTGAAGACGTTATTCTTGTGATGAGAATGGTGAGTTTTGCTCTTATTATTGTCCCTATCATGAGCTTGTTAAGAGGATTTTTCCAAGGCTATCAATCAATGGGCCCAACAGCTGTTTCTCAAGTTGTGGAACAAGTGATTCGGATTATCTTCTTGCTTTCCGCGGCTTATATAGTCATAAAGGTAATGGAGGGAGATATCGCTACAGCTGTTGCGTTTGCTACCTTTGCTGCTTTTATTGGATCGATAGGTGGACTGGCTGTGCTCGTTTGGTATTGGTTTAAACGTAAGCCATATTTAGATAAACTATTATTGGACAGTAAACCGGCTGGTGAAATTACGATAAAAACAATGTATAAGGAATTGTTGTCTTATGCAGGTCCGTTTGTTTTCGTTGGCTTGGCCATTCCTCTTTACCAATACGTGGATCAATTTACGTTTAATCGTGCCATGGTAAAACTGGGACAAGCTGAAATTACTCAGGAATTGTTTGGGATCTTAACTTTATATGTGCCTAAACTTGTTATGATTCCTGTATCCTTAGCGACCGCATTCAGCTTAACTCTTGTTCCAACGATTACTAGCTCATTCACATCTGGGGACTATCAATTGTTAAGAAGACAAATTGATAAAACCTTTCAAATTTGTGTACTACTCGTGTTGCCTGCAGTTGTTGGACTTTCTGTGTTAGCCTATCCCGCTTATGCTTCATTTTATAATATTAGTGAAGCGCAAGTAGGTGGATTACTATTACGATGGTATGCGCCTATTGCATTACTGTTTTCATTTTTTACAATCATAGCAGCTATTTTGCAAGGGATTAACAAACAAAAACTGGCAGTATTGAGCCTGGTATTTGGTATTGTCATTAAGATGATTTTTAATGTGCCTTTTATTTTGTGGTTTGGAGAAATTGGATCAATTTTAGCAACTGGATTTGGGTATACTGTTTCAATCACTTATGGATTTTTTATGATTAAAAAGCATGCACATTATAAATTTAACATACTTGTAAGGCGCTCTGTTCTTATGGCTATTTTTGCCGGGGCAATGCTCGGTAGTATACTGATCATAAACTATTTATTCTCGTTTGCTTTCACTTATGAAGATGGAAAGCTTTATTCAGTCATTATTCTTTTAGTAAGTGTTGGGGTTGGGGCTGCCGTTTATTTATACTTGGCTTATCGATCACATTTACTTGAAAGATTAATGGGTAGTCGTTTAAATGCAATATTGAATAAATTTAATCGGAAGAAAGTGCGCGAACATTAA